In Prosthecodimorpha staleyi, the DNA window GCGCGAGGCCGATCCGGCCGCGGAGCCCGAGCGGCTGACCGTCGCCGACGCCTTCGCGCGCCATGCCGGCATCGATCTCCTCGCGACCATCGCGCCGGACGGCGAGCCGGACCGGCCGGCACTGGCCGCCGCGGCCGAGGCCGCCGGTATCCGCATCGCCGCCGACGACAGCTGGACCGACATCCATTCCCGCATTCTGGTCAGCCGCATCGAGCCGCATCTCGGCATCGGCCGACCGACCATTCTGTGCGAGTATCCGGCCAGCGAGGCCGCGCTCGCCCGCCGCAAGCCCGGCGATCCGCGCGTTGCCGAGCGCTTCGAGCTCTATGTCTGCGGCGTCGAACTCGCCAACGCCTTCGGCGAACTGACCGATCCGGCCGAGCAGCGCGCCCGCTTCGAGGCCGACATGGACGAGAAGCAGCGGCTCTACGGCGAGCGCTATCCGATCGACGAGGGCTTCCTCGCCGCCCTCGCCGCCATGCCCGACACCAGCGGCATAGCCCTCGGCTTCGACCGTCTGGTCATGCTGGCGACCGGGGCGAACCGGGTCGAGGACGTGATGTGGGTGCCGGTGTCGGATTGAACATAAGGCAGGCGGAGGCCGCCCCCGCTCAATGCCCCTCGAAGGCAACCAGGGTGCGCACGTCCACACCCATGGCGCGCAGCCTGTCGGCCCCGCCAAGATCCGGCAGGTCGATCACGAAGCAAGCGGCGACGACCTCCGCGCCCATCTGGCGCAGGAGCTGGACGGCGGCGGTGGCGGTGCCGCCGGTGGCGATCAGGTCGTCGACCAGGATGACCCGTTCGCCCGCGGCGACGGCGTCCTCGTGCATCTCCATCTCGTCGAGGCCATATTCCAGCGAATAGGCGATCCGGACGGTGGTGTGCGGCAGCTTGCCCTTCTTGCGGATCGGGACGAAGCCGGATGAGAGCTGGTGGGCGACGGCGCCGCCGAGGATGAATCCGCGCGCCTCGATCCCGGCGATCTTGTCGATCTTGCCGCCGGCCCAGGGGGCGACCAGCTGGTCGACGCTGCGCCGGAAGGCGCGCGCATCGCCGAGTAGGGTCGTGATGTCCCGGAACAGGATGCCGGGCTTGGGATAGTCGGGGATGGTGCGGATCGCGTCGCGGAGGTCCATGAACAGTCCCGTTCGGCCGAGGGCGCGGCCCGAAGCCCGTCCCGCCGGCCGGAACCCTCCGGTCGGCAGGCAAGGGCTCCAGACTCAGGCGGTTGGATCGGGGCGGATTGTCCCCGGCCGGCGCGGTCGGATCAAGCGGCGCGAATCTGCTCGACGAAGGACCGCACCCGCGTCTGCAGGCCCTGCGTCTGCCGGTCGAGCGTCTCGACGCCTTCGACGAGCAGGCTCGACGCCTTGTCGGTCTCGGTCGCATCGGTACGAACCGCCTCGACCTCGCGGCCGACTGCTCCGGTGCCGGTGCGCGCACCGGCTGCGCCGGTGGCGATCGCGCTGGTCGCGGCCGACTGCTCCTCGACCGCACCGGCAACCCGCAATACCGCCTCGGTGATGGCACCGACCCGTCCCTGGATGTCGGTGATCGCACCGGCGGCCGCATTGGCCGCGGAAGTGATCTCGGCGACCTGGCGGGCGATCTCCTCGGTCGCCTTGGAGGTCTGGCCGGCCAGCGCCTTGACCTCCGAGGCGACGACCGCGAAGCCGCGTCCCGCCTCGCCGGCGCGTGCGGCCTCGATGGTGGCGTTGAGGGCGAGCAGGTTGGTCTGGCTGGCGATCGATTCGATCAGGGTGACGACTTCGCCGATCTTGACCGCGCAGCCGGACAGCGAACCGACGATGCCGTTGGTTTCGACCGTGCGCCGGCCCGCCTCCTCGGCGATCCGGTTGGTGCTGTGGATCAGTTCGGCGATCTCGCGGATGGCGCGATCCAGCTCGCCGGTCGAGGCGGCGACCGATTCGACCTCGCGGCCGGCCTGATCGGCGGCCGAGACGACGGTCTCGGAGCGGCCGCGCGCCGCCTGGGCGAGCCGGGCCATCGCGTCGGCGGAACGGCCGATGCCGCGCACGCCGTCCGAAACCTCCGCAATGGCGCGCCCGACGGCCCGTTCGAAATCCTCGGCGAGCCCGCCGAGCATGCGCCGGCGAACCTCATCCTCCTGCCGCGCGGCCTCCGCGGCCATCCGCTCGCGCTCGCGGGCATCCGTCGCCAGGCGCGTGCGGATGCCTTCCACGGCACGGCCGATATCGCCGATCTCGTCGCGCCGGCGCGAGGCCGCGACCTCGATGTCGAGTTCACCGGCCGCCATCCGGTCGAGCGTGCCGACCAGTCCGCCGAGTGGCCCGGTGACCATGCGCGCCGCGAAGAGGCCGACCAGGGCCAGGATTCCGAGCACGATCGCGGCCGCAACCATCATCCGATCCCGGATCGTGGTGACCGCGGCCAGCGCCGTCTCGGCGTCCTGGACGGAGACCAGCGTCCAGGCGACGCCGGGCGTCTCGGCCGCACGCCAGGCCGCGAAACCCGAGGCTCCGGTGCCTGCCACCGTAGCAAAGCCGATCGGTCGACCCGCCGTCCGGGCCGCCGCGACGGTCTCGGCGACCGCGCCGTCCAGGGCAGCGACGCCGACACCGAGCCTCAGCTTGCCGTCCGGACCGAGCACGGCGCTCGAGACCCCACGATTGACCGCATCGGCCAGCAGTTTCGAGGCCGGAAAAGAGACGACCAGCACCCCCTCTTCGGCGGTTTCGCCGATCCCCCGGGCGGCATAGACCATGCGCTCCGGCTCCGGCAGGCTGGCATCGATGTCGCTCAGCACCGGCTTGCCTTTGGCGGCCAGGGCGGCCTCGACGGCGCGGCGCAATCCGGCATTCGGAAAGCCCGGTTCATTGACGTTGCGGGTGAACTCGGTCGACTTGGTCACCGAATAGGCGACCTGTCCCTTTGGCGAGACCACGAAAATGTCGTCGAGATCGAGCTGGTCGCGCTGCGCCTTGAAGGTGCCGTGCACCTCCTTGTGGTTCCAGGAATAGATGGTCGGGTTGTCGGCGCCGTCCAGTGCCGCGCGCGCCGATTTGGTACCCGGCGTCTGGTAGTATTTCAGAACCTTCTCCAGGTCGACGGAGGCGACCGAGAAGGCGTCGGCCAGCTTGCCGGCGGCATGGTGGGCCGCGGAACTGTCGGCCATCGCGCCGGCGGTACCGACGATGGTGGAGAGCCGACTGTCGAGTGCCTTGGCGCGGGTCTCGGCCACGAAGGCGAGATTGCGTTCGGCCGCATCCGTCAGCCCCTGGCGAGCCTCGAAATAGCCGATCGCTCCGATCGTCGCCGAGGCCAACAGGCCGAGGCCGACGATCACCAGCGGCAGCTTGACCTTGAGCCCGATTCCCCGGCGCGTGCCGTGACCGCGATCCACCATGCGATACCCCCTCTGTCCCGTCGCCAAGGTTGCAGAGAGGTCGTTTCCAAATCGGTAAAAACCACAATTCCGTTCGATTTTTCTCGTCTTGCGGGTCCGGCCGGCGCCTGCCGTCAACGGCCGAGGACGCGACCGGCGACGGCGTCGAGGCGCGCGACCAGGGCGGGGTCGCGCCTGTCCGGCGCGGTCATGACGGCGAAATCGAGCGCATGGTCGGCGCCGACCGGACAGGGCGGGTGCTCGAGCGGGAAGTCCGCGGCGAAGCGGGCGACCAGGCGGCGCGCCTTGTCGGCATTGTCGGTCAGCACCTTGATCACCTGCGCCACGTCGACGTGATCGTGGTCCGGGTGCCAGCAATCGTAGTCGGTGACCATGGCGACGGTGGCGTAGGGGATCTCAGCCTCGCGGGCGAGCTTGGCCTCGGGCATGTTGGTCATGCCGATCACGTCGAAGCCCTGCGCCTTGTAGGCGCGGCTTTCGGCCAGCGTCGAGAATTGCGGCCCCTCCATGCAGACATAGGTGCCGCCGCGCACCACCGGAATCGCCTCTGCCTCGGCCGCCGCCGCCAGCCGGTCCATCAGACCGGGACTGGTCGGATGGCCGAAGGCGACATGGGCGACGCAGCCCTTGCCGAAGAAGGACGAGGCCCGCCGCACCGTGCGGTCGACGAACTGGTCGACCAGCACGAAGGTGCCGGGCGACAGGTCCTCGCGATAGGAGCCGACCGCGGAGACGGAGACGATGTCGGTCACGCCGGCGCGTTTCAGGGCGTCGATATTGGCGCGGTAGTCGATGTCGGAGGGCGAGACGCGGTGGCCGCGCCCGTGCCGGGGCAGGAACACGATCGGCCGCCCGGCGATGGTGCCGAAGCGCAGCTCGTCGGACGGCTCGCCCCAGGGACTTTCGACCCGCTGCCAGTGCGCATCCTCCAGCCCGGGCAGGTCGTAGAGCCCCGAGCCGCCGATCACCCCGATCACAGACCTCGCCATCGCGCCCTCCCGTCGTCGAGACCGCGAGGTTAGAGCGTTTCGGCGCGCAGCGGAAGCCGGCCCGCCGATCGGACGGCCGCGGATTCAAAGGCTTAAGGCCGACCATCCCGTCACCCCGCGCAAGGGGCGACGGGACGGCCGTCTCTGCCTCACTTCACCGAGACCGCATAGGCGATCACCTTGGCGCGCCAGTGGGCGCGGGCCGCCTCGTTCTCGGGGCCCTGCGCGGTCTCCCAGGAATGGGTCGCGCCGGTGTAGTTCCACCAGTCGATCTTGAACAGGCCGCTACCGGCGACCGCGGCCGTCTTGGCAGCCTCGTAGCGCTCGCGGCAGGCGCCCTTGTCGGACGGCGTGCCGGGCATGGTCCCCGGCGGCACGGAGGTGTCGGCGCTGCCCGTGCCGATGCTGAGCGGCGTCACCGCGGCGGAAGCCTTGTAGTAGGTGTTGGTGCCGCCCAGCGCGCAGCCCGGATAGGTGGCGAAGATGCGCAGGAACTGGCGGCCACCGTTCAGCGGGCTGGTATTGACCGGATGATTGCTGAGGGCGAGCGCCATGGCGGCGCTGCCGCCGTGGGAATAGCCGAGCGCGACCAGCTTGGTGCTGTTCGCCCAGGGCGCCACGGTGGCCACCGCCGCCGCCGCACCGGCCAGATCGTAGGGCCGCGAGGCGTGATCGGAGATCAGCGGATCGCGCTTGGTCTTGTCCTCGTTCAGGCCCAGCGGATAGATGTCCCATCCGGTCTGGTTGACATGCAGCTGCAGGATGCGGTCGTTGCGCGCCGGCGTGAAGCTGTTGACCAGCATCATGCCGATACCGGCCGCGGTCAGCTCACGAGCAAGACTGGTATACTGCGACTGGATCGTGACGTTGCAGTTGCCCGACACCTCGACCGCATAGGCGGCGTTGGAACCGCAGTAGAACATGCCGGTGTGACCATGGGCCACGATGACCAGCGGCACCTTGGCCTGCGCCGAGGCGCCGACCGGCTTCCACAGATAGCCATCGATCAGGTTGTAGCTGTCGGTCGACAGCTTGCTCTGGAAGCTGACCTTGGTCGGCAGGGCCGGAACCACGTCCGGGATGGTCAGCGTCTCCGCCGGCTCGGGCGCGGCATGGCGGACTTCCGCTGCCCGCGCACCGGTGACGACGATGAGGAGAGACGACAGAAAGGAACAGGAAAGACCAAGAGACCGGACGAACATCGAGACTGGCTCCGTGATTGGTTGAGAGCCTTTTAGTCTTGCCGATGAGAAAGTCTATCACTATCGAGTTTCAGTATCGCTACGTCTTCATTTCAATGTTTCAACGAGACGACAGCAACGAAACACATTCAAAAATAAACTCGGCGGACCGCCCCGAAACCGGACCGCGCGGGGCGCTAAGTGGCGACCGGCCCCCCTGCCCGCCCGATCGGACCCCGGAAACGCAGAACGGGGCCCGAAGGCCCCGTTCCCATGTCGGCAGGATGGCGGGCGATCAGTGCGCCACGTCCGCCCAGATCTTGCGCTTGGTGAACCACAGCAGGCCCGCGAAGACGAGCAGGAAGGCCATGACCTTGAAGCCGGTCCGCTTGCGGTCCTCGAGCTTGGGCTCGGCGGTCCACATCAGGAAGGCCGACACGTCGCGGGCATAGTTCTCGACCGTCGCCGGGGTGCCGTCGGTGTAGTCGACGACGCCGTCCTCGATCGGCTTGGCCATGGCGATGCAGGCGCCCGCCAGGAAGGCCTTGTTGTAGTTCAGACCCGCGCCGCATTCCTGACCGTGCGGGGCATCGCCGTAGCCGGTCAGCAGGCTGTAGACGTAGTCCGGACCGGACTCCTGGTACTGCGTG includes these proteins:
- a CDS encoding adenine phosphoribosyltransferase; this encodes MDLRDAIRTIPDYPKPGILFRDITTLLGDARAFRRSVDQLVAPWAGGKIDKIAGIEARGFILGGAVAHQLSSGFVPIRKKGKLPHTTVRIAYSLEYGLDEMEMHEDAVAAGERVILVDDLIATGGTATAAVQLLRQMGAEVVAACFVIDLPDLGGADRLRAMGVDVRTLVAFEGH
- a CDS encoding S-methyl-5'-thioadenosine phosphorylase is translated as MARSVIGVIGGSGLYDLPGLEDAHWQRVESPWGEPSDELRFGTIAGRPIVFLPRHGRGHRVSPSDIDYRANIDALKRAGVTDIVSVSAVGSYREDLSPGTFVLVDQFVDRTVRRASSFFGKGCVAHVAFGHPTSPGLMDRLAAAAEAEAIPVVRGGTYVCMEGPQFSTLAESRAYKAQGFDVIGMTNMPEAKLAREAEIPYATVAMVTDYDCWHPDHDHVDVAQVIKVLTDNADKARRLVARFAADFPLEHPPCPVGADHALDFAVMTAPDRRDPALVARLDAVAGRVLGR
- the epmA gene encoding EF-P lysine aminoacylase EpmA produces the protein MEDASPWWQKARHADRRPRLLARNRITAAVRDWFAAEDFTEVECAALQVSPGNETHLHGFATDLIGPDGAPHRRYLHTSPEFAMKKLVAAGEARIFDFARVWRNRERTALHHPEFVMLEWYRAGVPYTRLMEDCAALLRLAAGITGLRNWSYRGREADPAAEPERLTVADAFARHAGIDLLATIAPDGEPDRPALAAAAEAAGIRIAADDSWTDIHSRILVSRIEPHLGIGRPTILCEYPASEAALARRKPGDPRVAERFELYVCGVELANAFGELTDPAEQRARFEADMDEKQRLYGERYPIDEGFLAALAAMPDTSGIALGFDRLVMLATGANRVEDVMWVPVSD
- a CDS encoding methyl-accepting chemotaxis protein, with amino-acid sequence MVDRGHGTRRGIGLKVKLPLVIVGLGLLASATIGAIGYFEARQGLTDAAERNLAFVAETRAKALDSRLSTIVGTAGAMADSSAAHHAAGKLADAFSVASVDLEKVLKYYQTPGTKSARAALDGADNPTIYSWNHKEVHGTFKAQRDQLDLDDIFVVSPKGQVAYSVTKSTEFTRNVNEPGFPNAGLRRAVEAALAAKGKPVLSDIDASLPEPERMVYAARGIGETAEEGVLVVSFPASKLLADAVNRGVSSAVLGPDGKLRLGVGVAALDGAVAETVAAARTAGRPIGFATVAGTGASGFAAWRAAETPGVAWTLVSVQDAETALAAVTTIRDRMMVAAAIVLGILALVGLFAARMVTGPLGGLVGTLDRMAAGELDIEVAASRRRDEIGDIGRAVEGIRTRLATDARERERMAAEAARQEDEVRRRMLGGLAEDFERAVGRAIAEVSDGVRGIGRSADAMARLAQAARGRSETVVSAADQAGREVESVAASTGELDRAIREIAELIHSTNRIAEEAGRRTVETNGIVGSLSGCAVKIGEVVTLIESIASQTNLLALNATIEAARAGEAGRGFAVVASEVKALAGQTSKATEEIARQVAEITSAANAAAGAITDIQGRVGAITEAVLRVAGAVEEQSAATSAIATGAAGARTGTGAVGREVEAVRTDATETDKASSLLVEGVETLDRQTQGLQTRVRSFVEQIRAA